Proteins from a genomic interval of Sphingobacterium sp. SYP-B4668:
- the cls gene encoding cardiolipin synthase, whose product MNIEFGAIEPYHVSQVWEFILQWYWIPLSILYLGVISTILIENRNPSKTVSWVMVIVFLPVIGLLLYYLFGQKFQKIRKFQRVNQHQADLLDREWKKLEPEMEQDLETIEAWIGSAHRVFTFLKNERLSSPSLRNQVKLLTNGEQKFPALLEAIRNARHSIHMEYYIFELDQIGLEVLNALEEKAKIGIKVRLIADSFGSPDLDKYLSNQKHSKIEFQPFLPVTFTSLANSNYRNHRKIAVIDGHIGFVGGINISDRYINSPAYENTGFWRDTSVMIEGEAVNMLQVNFWMAWNQTDGEPFMISREYLCPIPFKYPEQAAVSFTSSDPGSIGPFNMEAILLAISEAKDTIQLCTPYYIPSDELSTALQVAAASGVQVELMLPAESDSYFVQHASFSFLKPLLTRGVKVYLYKKGFMHAKTLCIDQKVAFIGTTNLDIRSFYINFEISAVISDLELCTQLSAAFENDKMESDLLTTAIWKSRSRWKRGVDSLCRLLAPLL is encoded by the coding sequence ATGAATATAGAATTTGGTGCTATTGAACCTTATCATGTTAGTCAGGTTTGGGAATTTATTCTACAATGGTATTGGATTCCACTGTCCATTTTGTATTTAGGTGTTATATCTACAATTCTCATCGAAAATCGGAATCCTAGTAAAACTGTTTCATGGGTCATGGTCATCGTATTTTTGCCTGTAATTGGGCTTTTGCTTTATTACTTATTTGGGCAAAAATTTCAAAAGATCAGAAAGTTCCAACGGGTTAATCAACATCAGGCCGACTTACTCGACCGAGAGTGGAAAAAGTTGGAACCCGAAATGGAACAAGATTTAGAGACTATAGAGGCGTGGATAGGTTCTGCACATCGAGTCTTTACATTTTTGAAGAATGAGCGGCTTTCTTCGCCTTCATTGAGAAATCAGGTAAAGCTCCTTACAAATGGTGAACAGAAGTTTCCTGCTCTTCTGGAAGCTATTAGAAATGCACGGCATTCTATTCATATGGAGTACTACATCTTTGAATTAGATCAAATTGGCTTAGAGGTATTAAATGCCCTTGAAGAGAAGGCCAAAATAGGAATAAAAGTACGACTGATTGCGGATAGCTTTGGTTCACCAGACTTGGATAAGTACCTATCTAATCAAAAGCACTCTAAAATAGAATTTCAACCTTTTCTTCCGGTTACTTTTACATCTTTAGCCAACTCTAACTACCGCAATCACCGCAAAATAGCAGTAATCGATGGTCATATAGGATTTGTGGGAGGCATTAATATCTCTGATAGGTATATTAATAGTCCCGCATATGAAAATACGGGTTTTTGGAGAGATACTTCGGTGATGATAGAGGGGGAGGCTGTTAACATGCTCCAGGTTAATTTTTGGATGGCTTGGAATCAAACAGATGGGGAACCTTTTATGATATCAAGAGAATATCTCTGCCCAATACCATTTAAGTATCCCGAACAGGCAGCAGTATCTTTTACTTCGAGCGATCCGGGTTCCATCGGCCCGTTTAACATGGAGGCTATTTTGCTAGCAATCAGTGAAGCGAAGGATACCATACAACTTTGCACTCCATACTACATCCCTAGTGATGAGCTATCTACTGCGCTGCAGGTGGCTGCTGCGTCGGGTGTTCAGGTGGAACTGATGTTGCCAGCCGAGTCAGACTCTTACTTTGTGCAACATGCTAGTTTTTCTTTTTTAAAACCTTTGTTGACCAGAGGGGTAAAGGTATATCTGTACAAGAAGGGATTTATGCATGCTAAGACGTTGTGCATAGATCAAAAAGTTGCTTTTATAGGGACGACCAATTTGGATATCAGAAGCTTTTATATAAACTTTGAAATTTCGGCTGTTATCAGTGATTTGGAACTATGTACACAACTTAGTGCAGCTTTTGAAAATGACAAGATGGAATCAGATTTATTGACCACCGCTATTTGGAAGAGTCGTTCGAGATGGAAGAGAGGGGTCGATTCTTTGTGTCGATTGCTTGCTCCCTTGCTTTAA
- a CDS encoding carboxypeptidase-like regulatory domain-containing protein, with the protein MKSLKFSIAILFAFYCSPIQLLAQDKPTIPINTVVERAQKLFQVYPIEKVHVHFDKPYYAVGDTLWFKTYLNRNLFEYDPSKIAYVEVLNSKDSLIQTFRLPLKDGVGNGHFVLDPQFMVKDNYRFRAYTKWMGNFDPAYFFNKIVPIGDAINNKLITHVEFKPNENGNKTQVMVQFKDKTGNILSRTKLNWEAISGWETIGKGKGETDDMGRVTMNISAKDKEMLQNGLLTVKVGGEKGESALVGDFSLKNAIWDADVQFFPEGGELIAGLAKNIAFKAVGANGKGLKITGRIVDAKNVTVVEFKDQTMGMGVFSMLPIANEKYKAIVKFDNGQERSYALPNTKEDAVNVVLHKQADSTIQIGIVTNDTYFKKVENQPFYILAVSNGQLCYAAQATLKNPSFLLSIPKDRFPNGIAQITLMKPDGTPISERLIFVEAESLLDIKVQTDKDTYRPKDPVKLTLNVSNNGQKTSGSYSVAVVDESKVPYDDNQELTIVNNFLLTSDLKGYIENPNYYFNTKNVDRLEALDVLLMTQGFRRFSYPDILAEKLPQLNFLPEQGISLSGVLRLNTGRTVENAGLLLKIPAAGVNKDAYTDANGKFVFENLVFPDSSKVTVNARSNANYRSLVINMDQSYFPGIDKNNPYLNNIVENIDQVFAPYLDNSRKEYRKSILLDEVVVTGVVKKVQTNKDFSSLSGLSMPEHRIEASRLSGCTVLTMCLNTVLTGITYDSQTLKYYVSRDYNAGGRIPVQFFLNGMPIDEPSLNSINVPDIEGIEIFLRDELGTVSRMYQNNGVVSIYTKKVEKQPRMSLAQIESMLPKTNIIDMYPLGYIKERTFYTPKYDTPERKATNDLRTTIYWNPNVAITETGELALDFYNADGNGKYKVVVEGMDQTGNIGRQVLEYQVK; encoded by the coding sequence ATGAAGTCATTAAAATTTTCCATTGCAATCCTTTTTGCTTTTTACTGTAGTCCAATTCAGCTCCTTGCACAGGATAAGCCGACTATTCCAATCAATACGGTTGTGGAGCGTGCGCAAAAGCTTTTTCAAGTTTATCCTATAGAAAAAGTTCACGTACATTTTGATAAACCTTATTATGCCGTTGGGGATACCTTATGGTTTAAGACCTACCTCAATCGTAATTTGTTTGAATATGATCCTTCTAAGATTGCTTATGTCGAGGTGTTAAATAGCAAGGATTCGCTGATTCAGACCTTTAGACTGCCGCTCAAAGATGGTGTTGGAAATGGGCATTTTGTGTTAGACCCACAATTTATGGTCAAAGATAATTATCGCTTTCGAGCCTATACGAAGTGGATGGGTAATTTCGATCCGGCTTATTTTTTTAACAAAATTGTTCCTATAGGAGATGCCATCAACAATAAGCTAATTACACATGTGGAATTCAAGCCCAATGAAAATGGGAATAAAACTCAGGTGATGGTCCAATTTAAGGATAAGACGGGCAACATACTCAGTCGAACCAAACTCAATTGGGAGGCTATTTCGGGATGGGAGACGATTGGGAAGGGAAAAGGTGAGACGGATGATATGGGGAGGGTAACCATGAATATCTCTGCCAAAGACAAGGAAATGCTGCAGAATGGATTATTGACGGTAAAGGTCGGTGGTGAAAAAGGAGAGTCCGCTCTCGTGGGTGATTTTTCCTTGAAAAATGCTATTTGGGATGCTGATGTTCAATTTTTTCCTGAAGGAGGTGAGCTGATTGCTGGTTTGGCAAAGAATATAGCTTTTAAAGCTGTAGGGGCAAACGGGAAAGGATTGAAAATTACCGGGAGAATAGTAGATGCAAAAAATGTGACGGTTGTTGAGTTTAAAGATCAAACGATGGGTATGGGGGTCTTTTCAATGCTGCCTATCGCTAATGAAAAATATAAAGCTATCGTTAAGTTTGATAATGGGCAGGAACGTTCATATGCTTTACCAAATACGAAAGAGGACGCGGTCAATGTAGTGTTGCATAAGCAAGCAGATTCGACGATTCAAATTGGAATAGTAACAAATGATACTTATTTCAAAAAAGTCGAAAATCAACCATTTTATATTCTAGCTGTCTCAAATGGACAGCTTTGCTACGCCGCACAGGCAACTCTTAAGAATCCATCTTTTTTGCTTTCCATTCCTAAAGATAGATTTCCAAATGGTATTGCACAGATTACGCTCATGAAGCCCGACGGTACGCCGATTAGTGAGCGCCTAATATTTGTCGAGGCTGAGAGCCTGTTGGATATTAAAGTCCAGACGGATAAGGATACTTATAGGCCGAAAGATCCTGTGAAATTAACCCTTAATGTAAGTAATAATGGACAAAAGACATCTGGAAGTTACTCTGTTGCTGTCGTTGATGAAAGCAAAGTCCCTTATGATGATAATCAAGAATTGACAATCGTCAATAATTTTTTATTGACTTCGGACTTGAAAGGGTATATTGAAAATCCGAACTATTATTTTAATACGAAAAATGTGGATCGACTAGAGGCTCTTGATGTATTATTGATGACGCAGGGATTTAGAAGGTTTTCTTATCCCGATATTCTTGCTGAAAAGTTGCCTCAGCTCAATTTTTTACCCGAGCAGGGAATATCCCTGTCTGGTGTATTAAGATTAAATACTGGGCGTACTGTCGAAAACGCTGGTCTACTCCTCAAAATCCCAGCCGCAGGCGTTAATAAGGATGCATACACAGATGCTAATGGCAAGTTCGTCTTTGAGAATCTTGTTTTTCCAGATTCGTCGAAAGTTACAGTGAATGCTCGAAGCAATGCTAACTATAGGAGTCTGGTTATCAATATGGACCAATCTTATTTTCCGGGAATAGATAAGAATAATCCTTATTTGAATAATATTGTGGAAAATATCGATCAGGTATTTGCTCCGTATTTGGATAATAGTAGAAAGGAATATAGGAAGTCTATACTATTAGATGAAGTCGTAGTGACGGGTGTGGTGAAAAAAGTACAAACGAATAAAGACTTTTCGTCGCTGTCGGGCCTATCTATGCCTGAGCATCGTATTGAAGCTTCTCGCCTATCGGGATGTACAGTTTTGACAATGTGTCTGAATACCGTTTTGACTGGTATAACCTATGATTCTCAAACGCTTAAATATTACGTTAGCAGAGATTACAATGCAGGAGGGCGTATTCCTGTTCAGTTTTTCCTAAATGGGATGCCGATTGATGAACCTAGTCTCAATTCCATAAACGTCCCGGATATAGAAGGTATAGAGATTTTTCTTCGCGACGAGTTAGGGACAGTTAGTAGAATGTATCAAAATAATGGAGTCGTTTCTATTTATACCAAGAAAGTCGAGAAGCAACCAAGAATGTCTTTGGCTCAAATCGAAAGCATGCTGCCAAAGACTAATATAATCGATATGTATCCATTGGGTTATATCAAAGAAAGGACGTTTTATACACCGAAATACGACACACCTGAACGCAAGGCTACGAATGACCTTAGGACAACTATTTATTGGAACCCCAACGTCGCTATTACTGAAACAGGTGAGCTAGCTCTTGACTTCTATAACGCTGATGGGAATGGAAAATATAAGGTTGTCGTTGAAGGTATGGATCAGACAGGTAATATCGGACGACAGGTGTTGGAATATCAAGTAAAATAG
- a CDS encoding YihY/virulence factor BrkB family protein, whose translation MLKIPFKDKIKDFWELMMNVVNGFVDDRCMKMSASLAYYTVFSIGPLIMIVIWCIGFFYGTQLEGPTGARDEVFREFTALFGKDVAIQIQSAIQKISFENKSNVGIIVGIVTLIITSTTIFVDIQDSINTIWKVKAKAKKGWVKLIINRLISFSMVLGLGFLLIASLIINGVIVALTNTVGQYFDMISLPMLDWINTGITFLVITSLFGFIFSFLPDAKVRFRDILGGAIFTALLFMIGRYGISTYLSQSATASAYGAAGSIIVLLGWVYYSSAILYFGAEFTKEIAIRYGRGIQPTSFAVLIKQTELEIDLDDKTKKTKAITASQ comes from the coding sequence ATGTTAAAAATCCCTTTTAAGGACAAAATTAAAGATTTCTGGGAACTCATGATGAATGTCGTTAATGGTTTTGTTGATGACAGATGTATGAAGATGAGTGCCTCACTGGCATACTATACCGTATTCTCTATAGGGCCACTGATTATGATTGTCATCTGGTGCATTGGTTTCTTCTATGGCACCCAATTAGAAGGCCCCACAGGAGCTCGAGACGAGGTATTTAGAGAATTTACAGCTCTGTTTGGAAAAGATGTAGCCATACAGATTCAATCGGCTATTCAAAAAATCAGCTTTGAAAACAAATCGAATGTTGGAATTATTGTCGGTATAGTAACCTTAATCATCACATCTACGACTATATTTGTGGACATCCAAGATTCCATCAATACGATATGGAAGGTAAAAGCTAAAGCTAAAAAAGGATGGGTAAAGCTCATCATCAATAGATTGATATCCTTCTCCATGGTTTTGGGATTAGGTTTTTTATTAATTGCATCTTTGATCATTAATGGGGTCATCGTCGCGCTCACCAACACGGTAGGTCAATATTTTGACATGATCAGCCTCCCCATGTTAGATTGGATTAATACAGGTATAACATTTTTGGTCATTACTTCTTTATTTGGATTTATCTTCTCCTTTCTTCCCGATGCCAAAGTGAGGTTTAGAGACATCCTTGGCGGAGCAATTTTCACGGCCCTCCTCTTTATGATAGGTCGCTATGGGATATCCACTTATCTTTCACAATCTGCTACTGCCAGCGCATACGGTGCCGCTGGATCCATCATTGTATTACTAGGGTGGGTGTATTACTCTTCTGCTATTCTATACTTTGGCGCTGAATTCACCAAAGAAATTGCAATACGATACGGTAGAGGTATTCAACCAACTTCCTTCGCTGTATTAATAAAACAAACAGAGTTAGAGATTGACCTGGATGACAAGACTAAAAAGACAAAGGCTATCACCGCTTCGCAATAA
- a CDS encoding AMP-dependent synthetase/ligase — MSKLTRVFDFITRYQAEFSKSVMVAGKRGGEWKTYSTEEFVSIINNISKAMIARGVKKGDRIALMSGNRPEWNFIDFAANQIGAAIVPLYPTLSSQDLSFIISDAEVRSVFTSNKELSDKIKMALTENQMDINIFTFDKTEGFTSLDEVIAFGEQQDIDIQPYRDAVSEDDLLTLIYTSGTTGKPKGVLLSHKNLMSNVQASNHLLTSEYNKALSFLPLCHIFERMVVYLYFSRGVQIYYAETLDNIVADINDVKPIVFTTVPRVLEKVYDKVVEKGKALTGIKKALFFWALDLGHEFKEPEKNSTFYNFKLSIARKLIFSKWQEALGGQIKMIVSGGAALQERLARVFWAADIKVLEGYGLTETSPVIAVNSWLPNGVRFGTVGQVLNNLDVKIAPDGEILVKGPSVTKGYYKNEIATQEAIDADGYLHTGDIGELSKDGFLKITDRKKEMFKTAGGKYIAPQALENKFMESTLIGQVMVIGENRKFPSALIVPAFEELEKWCKHKGIAFQSKEDVIKNPQVIDKYQRELDRLNTSFGHWEQVKKFVLISKEWSIDSGELTPKLSLKRKIILQKFETVITDIYAENGDKK; from the coding sequence ATGAGCAAACTAACTAGAGTATTCGATTTTATTACGCGCTATCAAGCGGAATTTAGCAAATCAGTAATGGTAGCTGGCAAAAGAGGTGGAGAATGGAAAACCTATTCAACAGAGGAATTTGTTTCTATTATTAATAATATCAGTAAAGCAATGATTGCTCGCGGGGTGAAAAAAGGAGACAGAATTGCGCTCATGTCTGGAAACCGTCCCGAATGGAACTTTATAGATTTCGCTGCCAATCAGATTGGCGCCGCTATCGTCCCCCTATACCCTACCCTCTCCAGCCAAGATTTATCGTTTATCATATCCGACGCAGAGGTCCGCTCCGTATTTACTAGTAATAAGGAACTATCCGATAAAATTAAGATGGCCCTTACGGAAAATCAAATGGACATCAATATTTTCACCTTTGACAAAACAGAGGGCTTCACGTCGTTGGATGAAGTTATTGCATTTGGTGAACAACAAGATATCGACATTCAGCCCTATAGAGATGCAGTGTCAGAAGACGACCTATTGACATTGATTTACACTTCGGGCACTACAGGTAAACCCAAAGGTGTACTGCTTTCACACAAGAATTTGATGAGCAATGTACAGGCAAGTAATCATTTACTAACATCCGAATACAACAAGGCGCTTAGTTTTTTGCCATTGTGCCACATCTTCGAGCGGATGGTAGTCTACCTTTACTTCTCCCGCGGTGTCCAAATATACTATGCTGAGACACTGGATAATATTGTTGCAGATATCAACGACGTGAAGCCAATCGTTTTTACTACGGTACCTCGAGTTTTGGAAAAGGTCTATGATAAGGTGGTCGAAAAAGGCAAAGCTTTGACGGGCATTAAAAAGGCTCTATTTTTTTGGGCATTAGACCTTGGTCACGAATTTAAAGAACCCGAAAAGAATAGTACATTTTACAATTTCAAACTTAGTATAGCCCGAAAACTTATTTTCTCTAAGTGGCAAGAGGCTCTAGGCGGTCAAATAAAGATGATTGTATCGGGGGGGGCAGCACTACAAGAACGCTTAGCGCGTGTATTTTGGGCAGCTGATATCAAAGTCTTAGAAGGATACGGTCTGACTGAGACATCTCCTGTCATTGCGGTCAATAGTTGGTTACCAAATGGTGTCAGGTTCGGGACAGTAGGCCAAGTATTAAATAATCTTGACGTCAAGATAGCACCGGATGGCGAGATATTGGTAAAGGGACCTAGTGTGACAAAGGGATACTATAAAAATGAAATTGCAACCCAAGAAGCTATTGATGCAGATGGCTATCTACATACAGGTGACATCGGTGAATTATCAAAGGATGGATTCCTCAAAATCACAGATCGCAAAAAAGAAATGTTTAAAACTGCAGGAGGTAAATATATAGCACCACAGGCTTTGGAAAACAAATTTATGGAATCCACGTTAATTGGACAGGTGATGGTCATTGGCGAAAATAGAAAATTTCCATCCGCACTTATTGTTCCAGCATTCGAAGAACTTGAAAAATGGTGCAAACACAAAGGCATTGCCTTCCAATCAAAAGAAGACGTCATCAAAAATCCACAGGTGATAGATAAGTATCAACGCGAGTTAGATAGGCTAAATACAAGCTTTGGTCATTGGGAACAAGTCAAAAAATTTGTATTAATTTCAAAAGAATGGAGTATAGACAGTGGAGAGCTAACACCAAAGCTTAGCTTGAAACGGAAAATAATACTTCAAAAATTTGAAACCGTCATCACTGACATTTATGCAGAAAACGGAGATAAAAAGTAA
- a CDS encoding M61 family metallopeptidase, with translation MTNSKINFQVSFTEPQAHYADIEMCITNFHTDFVDLKMPVWTPGSYLIREYSKNVESFGAFDEEGHRIPFEKISKNTWRVFTQKQNIKVTYRVYAFEASVRTSHIDDSHAFIVPAATFFFIDGYLNHASEIKIIPYTGWNAISTGLASIADALDTFFAPDFDILFDSPLEIGNQDIWTFDASGIPHEFAMVNGGNYDKEKLAKDITKIVEEETKIWGSNPNGRYVFITHNFHSGGGGLEHLNSTVLGATRNGYNQDAVYKNFLNLVAHEYFHLWNVKRLRPKALGPFDYEAENYTSALWIMEGFTAYYDNLIMRRCEFTSEEEYLQFLAAEFNTVYNRPGYELQSVGMSSFDTWIKQYRPDENSLNTSISYYNKGAMLACAMDIDIISGTAGEKSLDDVLKAAYQKFYQDEDRGFEEFEFKDLAEKITGIDLSNIFDAAYALHELDYNHYFNKVGYKMIDTLQDSPILSIGITISKNEQRVMITHVERGSTGWTGGISVKDELIAINGVRLDPAGRELEYALTNGQVGDQVKVLVARDGLMRELDITLGISLKKSLKILPLETQSPQQAQLSKIWLSTR, from the coding sequence ATGACGAATTCAAAAATAAATTTCCAAGTATCCTTTACCGAACCACAAGCACATTATGCAGACATAGAGATGTGTATCACAAATTTTCACACCGATTTCGTTGATTTAAAAATGCCGGTGTGGACCCCAGGTTCCTATCTTATTAGAGAATATTCCAAAAATGTAGAATCCTTTGGAGCTTTTGATGAAGAAGGGCATAGAATCCCATTTGAAAAAATCAGTAAGAACACTTGGAGGGTATTTACCCAAAAGCAAAATATAAAAGTTACTTATCGGGTCTATGCTTTTGAAGCATCTGTAAGAACGAGCCATATAGATGATAGCCATGCATTTATCGTCCCTGCCGCTACTTTCTTCTTTATAGATGGCTATCTTAACCATGCATCAGAGATAAAAATCATCCCCTATACAGGATGGAATGCCATATCTACAGGTCTGGCGTCGATAGCTGATGCTCTAGACACTTTCTTCGCACCTGATTTCGACATACTATTTGACAGCCCCCTTGAGATTGGGAATCAAGATATTTGGACATTTGACGCCAGCGGAATTCCCCATGAATTCGCCATGGTCAATGGAGGTAACTATGACAAAGAAAAACTCGCCAAGGATATCACTAAAATTGTAGAAGAAGAAACCAAGATATGGGGAAGTAATCCAAATGGCAGATATGTCTTCATTACCCATAACTTCCATTCTGGCGGGGGGGGGCTTGAGCATCTTAATTCAACGGTTTTAGGGGCAACAAGAAATGGATATAATCAAGATGCAGTTTATAAAAATTTTCTAAACTTAGTGGCCCATGAATATTTTCATCTCTGGAATGTGAAGAGATTGCGTCCCAAAGCACTAGGCCCATTTGACTACGAAGCTGAAAACTACACTTCCGCTCTTTGGATTATGGAAGGATTCACAGCCTATTATGATAATCTGATCATGCGACGTTGTGAATTCACCTCTGAAGAAGAATATCTACAATTTCTAGCAGCCGAATTTAATACTGTATACAACAGACCTGGTTACGAACTCCAGTCAGTCGGGATGTCAAGTTTTGATACCTGGATAAAACAATACAGACCGGACGAGAATAGTTTAAATACATCGATATCCTATTATAACAAAGGGGCTATGCTCGCCTGTGCTATGGATATCGATATTATCTCGGGAACTGCCGGAGAGAAAAGCTTGGACGATGTGTTAAAAGCTGCTTATCAAAAATTCTATCAAGACGAAGATAGAGGCTTTGAAGAATTTGAATTCAAGGACCTGGCTGAAAAGATTACCGGAATAGATTTAAGTAATATCTTCGATGCTGCCTATGCACTGCATGAACTCGACTATAACCACTATTTCAATAAAGTCGGCTATAAGATGATTGATACACTTCAAGATTCCCCAATTCTCAGCATAGGTATTACGATTAGCAAAAATGAACAACGTGTGATGATCACCCATGTAGAGAGAGGGAGCACAGGCTGGACTGGAGGAATTAGTGTAAAAGATGAACTGATTGCTATCAATGGTGTACGCCTAGACCCTGCCGGTAGAGAATTAGAATATGCGCTAACCAACGGTCAAGTTGGAGACCAAGTAAAAGTATTGGTGGCGCGTGATGGGTTGATGCGAGAACTTGACATCACGCTAGGTATTAGTCTAAAGAAATCGCTAAAAATCTTGCCCCTAGAAACACAGAGTCCACAACAAGCTCAGCTTTCTAAAATATGGTTATCAACAAGATAG
- a CDS encoding N-acetylglucosamine kinase encodes MILVADSGSSKSDWILDLPDSKPLTFSTKGLNPFFVSEKEIEKVLKEVPEIIPYADEIKEVYFYGAGCVTPDRRELVSNALTHLFPSAFISVESDLLGSALATCGAKKGFIATMGTGSDVSFFNGEYLLQSHNGNGYVLGDEGSGAWFGKQLITSFLYDRMPIDLSGRFEEKYRLTKDIVIKNVYQRERPNAYLANFAEFMDANRLHPFIDGLLRRGFDEFVRTNLLTYPNYWEYEIHFVGSIAFHFDLILRDVCRIHGVQLGTILKSPIQEIFDFVIEREKKSILNF; translated from the coding sequence ATGATATTAGTTGCAGACAGTGGATCATCAAAATCGGATTGGATTTTAGACTTACCTGACAGTAAACCATTGACATTTTCAACCAAAGGCTTGAATCCCTTTTTTGTTAGCGAAAAGGAAATTGAAAAGGTATTGAAAGAAGTGCCTGAGATTATTCCCTATGCTGATGAGATTAAGGAAGTTTACTTTTATGGCGCGGGGTGTGTAACTCCAGACCGTCGAGAATTAGTCTCTAACGCTTTGACTCATCTTTTTCCTTCGGCATTTATTTCGGTTGAGTCCGATTTGTTAGGGTCTGCATTGGCTACGTGCGGTGCTAAGAAGGGATTTATTGCCACTATGGGGACGGGGTCTGATGTAAGTTTTTTCAATGGTGAATATCTCTTGCAAAGTCACAACGGAAATGGATATGTACTCGGGGATGAAGGGTCCGGAGCGTGGTTTGGGAAGCAATTAATCACCAGTTTTTTATATGATCGGATGCCGATCGACCTTTCTGGAAGATTTGAGGAAAAATACAGATTAACGAAAGATATCGTTATTAAGAATGTCTACCAACGAGAGCGCCCTAACGCGTATTTAGCAAATTTCGCCGAATTTATGGATGCGAATCGTTTGCATCCTTTCATAGATGGTTTGCTTCGAAGAGGGTTCGACGAATTTGTAAGGACAAATTTACTTACGTATCCTAATTATTGGGAGTATGAAATTCATTTTGTGGGGTCGATTGCTTTTCATTTTGATTTGATTCTTCGGGATGTATGTCGTATACATGGTGTTCAACTTGGGACTATTTTGAAATCGCCCATACAGGAGATTTTTGACTTCGTAATAGAGCGTGAAAAAAAATCGATTTTAAATTTTTAA
- a CDS encoding glutathione peroxidase, whose protein sequence is MILMTLMMCMSIISSTPPAASIYDYSFKDMEGNVIKLSDYKGKKLLIVNTASKCGFTKQYKDLEALHEQYGDKVVVIGFPANNFGGQEPGSNEEIQEFCEKNFGVTFTLSEKVEVKGDEINPLFKFLTTQDNPDFKGDIKWNFEKFLIDEHGKLIHRYRSAVTPMDKAITAHL, encoded by the coding sequence ATGATTTTGATGACATTAATGATGTGTATGTCGATAATATCGAGTACACCCCCAGCAGCGAGTATTTACGACTATAGTTTCAAAGATATGGAGGGTAACGTAATAAAGCTTTCCGACTATAAGGGTAAGAAATTGCTTATCGTCAATACCGCTTCTAAATGTGGATTCACCAAGCAGTATAAAGACTTGGAAGCGTTACATGAGCAATATGGAGATAAAGTTGTGGTGATAGGGTTTCCTGCCAATAATTTTGGAGGACAGGAACCTGGGAGCAACGAGGAAATTCAGGAATTTTGCGAAAAGAACTTCGGGGTAACATTTACCCTCTCGGAAAAAGTGGAGGTCAAAGGAGATGAGATAAATCCTCTCTTCAAATTTCTGACTACACAAGATAATCCTGATTTTAAGGGAGATATTAAATGGAACTTTGAAAAATTTCTGATTGACGAGCATGGAAAATTGATTCATAGGTATCGCTCGGCTGTCACTCCCATGGATAAGGCGATTACCGCTCATTTGTAG
- a CDS encoding thymidine kinase, with protein sequence MLFSEHNFREGRGRCGSIEVICGSMFSGKTEELIRRLKRAQFARLKVEIFKPSIDIRYDEELVVSHDHNSIPSTPVSHSSAILLLSADTNVVGIDEAQFFDGDLPNVCTQLANKGYRVIVAGLDMDYRGTPFGPIPALIAIAEHVTKVHAVCVRCGAPANYSYRLTANDQQVLLGEKESYEPRCRSCYYSLTCS encoded by the coding sequence ATGTTATTTTCTGAGCACAATTTTCGAGAAGGCAGAGGTAGGTGTGGAAGTATTGAAGTCATTTGTGGCTCGATGTTTTCAGGTAAAACAGAAGAACTGATTAGGCGTTTGAAGAGAGCCCAGTTTGCTCGTTTGAAAGTAGAGATTTTCAAACCTTCGATCGACATACGATATGACGAAGAATTGGTTGTGTCTCATGACCACAACAGTATACCCTCCACCCCCGTATCGCATTCATCCGCTATATTACTACTAAGTGCAGATACCAACGTGGTCGGAATAGATGAGGCGCAATTCTTCGACGGCGACTTACCTAATGTCTGCACCCAACTTGCAAACAAAGGCTACCGTGTCATCGTGGCAGGCCTAGATATGGATTATCGAGGAACACCCTTTGGTCCTATTCCTGCTTTAATAGCGATAGCCGAGCATGTGACAAAAGTTCATGCGGTGTGTGTAAGATGTGGAGCGCCAGCTAATTATTCATATAGACTTACGGCGAACGACCAACAGGTATTACTAGGAGAAAAAGAAAGCTACGAACCTAGATGCCGCTCATGTTACTATAGTCTTACATGTAGCTGA